Proteins from a single region of Oryza brachyantha chromosome 6, ObraRS2, whole genome shotgun sequence:
- the LOC102714471 gene encoding uncharacterized protein LOC102714471: MNFWMGKAQSKEGLTYDGAIFLCNRLTRKECFEKKLFGLSAHCADFIQTVKVGATLFLYDVDQHKLHGVFEATSDGSMNIIPDAFVSSGKSYPCQIRFKRIWFCKPLMESEYHDAMQTKFMPKNKFRNGLSHQQVLKLLHLFSSRNRLQPRQNQNLQDDLPRESEMSSLVNLTDIQSSSNSSSHGSFKSPCQTCSSSTHGERAATLSHKLSDLMPLIHRGLKPDTVGVVKSKDSSKFSLHIGTNTDIVTVPVRQEAMDDKSSDDYIPLPQEENALESIDDLSDLHEDESYSSGSQGTSDSQEHSTFHQAYARKEDGCYPPVVNSKLHADHEERTSVFSRLMGKSKNFGPRKKFKAKAFPSMNAVSFSHLPQRKKQWRKQHSKPFPCDRDGILGTNQDNKMSRNPALDYSFVWDDSKSTNSFGGKPSKILTGLGPSLCEHGNKWDICTKEHSRCSEFKRLVIPEAIRKLIMPCDKEMNVPPVFPDDNEVNTEQEVNDSSLDLKWHVKDDQDFGDDSENVEATRKKRRVADAFFSQEEYRSDTALVPKGTKYTDMLAISDENCKDKSVCLSSRDTCAEMARAYMQTNVVLQDEQQGNIQDHCEEAAVNLKTCLNVETKSQVACVNLETRRPFQDTQNQSVGSCHGVINGDKILPLENSETMDVLPNHDEDCLSKSTFVGNDKHFASNHLEAKLPLQEKQSPSVQSFCEVLHSDDMLIQEEPDDMLSKIDADGGKQKRVSFDEAYSNVKACSLETHVSLQETHQMASDRCEIVNVDQVLALENSVTLVIPSKCDGECGMNSLSLDENGGYVTSYTVPLGKGRHEGIQSCDEPVTCNTMSSPENSMALHTVESIHDENGNKGKSSATCRSLGSDYMEEAHQLVTNCCEVSAAVPESSGTLINFAKFYGDSVNKNNLLDETSENVSTDHQETSMLPRDEQNHSSGDISSALEYSGSGTMDRNTGDGDSEHKKFDQKDGETIYPVTGVLLQAEQHQKLQGKPESSSHENSNSDSFAVLAEDSRSKSGLSADRMATDLETNSESRTSFFNSSSCECGENLSASASSSENAQQKLNGSAVSAEVARLQHDPGE; this comes from the exons ATGAACTTTTGGATGGGCAAGGCACAGAGCAAGGAGGGTTTAACTTATGATGGCGCAATTTTTCTGTGCAACCGCCTGACCAGGAAGGAGTGCTTTGAGAAAAAGCTTTTTGGTCTTTCTGCTCATTGTGCTGATTTTATACAGACAGTGAAAGTTGGAGCAACATTATTCTTGTATGATGTCGATCAGCATAAACTGCATGGGGTGTTTGAAGCAACTTCAGATGGATCAATGAACATTATTCCCGATGCATTTGTGTCATCAGGAAAGTCGTATCCTTGTCAG ATACGTTTCAAGAGGATCTGGTTTTGCAAGCCATTAATGGAAAGTGAATACCATGATGCGATGCAGACTAAGTTTATGCCAAAAAACAAGTTTAGAAATGGTTTGTCACATCAACAG GTCTTAAAGCTTCTACACCTGTTTTCTTCAAGGAACAGATTACAGCCTcgtcaaaatcaaaatttacagGATGATCTTCCAAGAGAGTCTGAAATGTCTTCCCTGGTCAACCTAACCGATATCCAGTCCAGTTCAAACAGCAGTTCACATGGTTCATTCAAAAGCCCCTGTCAAACATGTTCCTCCTCCACTCATGGGGAACGGGCAGCAACCTTGAGTCACAAATTATCTGATCTTATGCCATTAATTCACCGAGGACTGAAACCTGACACTGTTGGTGTAGTTAAGTCCAAGGACAGCTCAAAATTTTCCTTGCACATTGGCACAAATACGGACATTGTCACAGTGCCTGTTAGGCAAGAAGCAATGGATGACAAGTCTAGTGATGACTATATACCACTACCACAGGAGGAAAATGCTTTAGAGAGCATTGATGATCTATCTGATTTGCATGAAGATGAGAGCTACTCTTCAGGATCTCAAGGTACCAGTGACTCACAAGAGCACAGTACCTTCCACCAAGCTTACGCTAGGAAGGAAGATGGATGCTATCCACCAGTGGTAAATTCCAAGCTCCACGCTGATCATGAAGAACGAACAAGTGTGTTTTCTCGACTAATGGggaaatctaaaaattttggccCAAGAAAGAAGTTCAAAGCCAAAGCATTCCCATCAATGAATGCAGTGTCTTTCAGTCACCTTCCTCAAAGGAAAAAACAGTGGAGGAAACAGCATAGCAAGCCATTTCCATGTGATAGAGATGGAATATTGGGTACAAATCAAGATAATAAGATGAGCAGAAATCCAGCGTTGGATTATTCATTTGTTTGGGATGACAGTAAATCTACCAATTCCTTTGGTGGAAAACCAAGCAAGATTCTGACAGGTTTAGGGCCTTCGCTTTGTGAACATGGGAACAAATGGGATATATGTACTAAAGAACACAGCAGATGCAGTGAATTCAAAAGGCTAGTTATTCCTGAAGCTATTAGAAAATTGATCATGCCCTGTGACAAAGAAATGAATGTACCCCCAGTGTTTCCTGATGACAATGAAGTCAATACCGAACAAGAAGTAAATGACTCTTCTTTGGATTTGAAGTGGCATGTTAAGGATGATCAGGATTTCGGTGATGACAGTGAGAATGTTGAAGCAACACGGAAGAAGAGGCGGGTAGCAGATGCATTCTTCTCCCAAGAGGAATATCGAAGTGATACTGCATTGGTTCCTAAAGGCACCAAATATACAGACATGCTGGCGATATCTGATGAAAACTGCAAAGACAAGAGTGTCTGTTTGTCATCTAGGGACACATGTGCTGAGATGGCGAGGGCTTATATGCAAACCAATGTAGTCCTGCAAGACGAACAACAGGGAAACATTCAAGACCATTGCGAAGAAGCTGCAGTTAATTTGAAGACTTGTCTGAATGTTGAAACAAAGAGCCAGGTGGCTTGTGTTAATTTGGAAACCAGAAGACCCTTTCAAGATACACAGAACCAAAGTGTTGGGAGCTGCCATGGAGTGATCAATGgtgataaaattttgcccCTGGAAAATTCTGAAACCATGGATGTCTTGCCTAATCATGATGAAGATTGTCTATCCAAGAGTACTTTTGTTGGGAATGACAAGCATTTTGCTTCTAATCATCTGGAAGCTAAACTGCCACTGCAGGAGAAACAATCCCCAAGTGTTCAAAGCTTCTGTGAAGTTCTTCATAGTGATGACATGTTGATTCAGGAAGAACCTGATGACATGCTCTCTAAGATCGATGCAGACGGTGGAAAACAAAAGAGAGTGTCATTTGACGAAGCTTATAGCAATGTAAAAGCTTGTTCTCTGGAGACTCATGTGTCGCTGCAAGAAACCCACCAAATGGCTTCAGACCGCTGTGAAATAGTTAATGTTGATCAAGTGTTGGCTTTGGAAAATTCAGTAACCTTGGTTATTCCATCCAAGTGTGATGGAGAATGTGGTATGAACAGTTTATCTCTTGATGAAAATGGTGGCTATGTTACCTCTTATACCGTGCCTCTGGGAAAGGGGCGACATGAAGGCATTCAAAGCTGTGATGAGCCTGTTACCTGTAATACAATGTCATCTCCAGAAAATTCAATGGCCCTTCACACAGTAGAGTCGATTCATGATGAAAATGGAAACAAAGGTAAAAGTTCAGCGACCTGTAGAAGTTTGGGCTCTGATTATATGGAAGAAGCACACCAACTTGTGACTAACTGTTGTGAGGTATCTGCAGCAGTTCCTGAAAGCTCTGGAACTCTTATCAATTTTGCTAAATTCTATGGAGATAGTGTAAACAAGAACAACTTACTGGATGAAACTTCAGAGAATGTGAGCACTGATCATCAGGAAACCAGTATGCTCCCTCGGGATGAACAAAACCACAGTTCTGGTGATATTTCGTCTGCTTTGGAATATTCTGGCTCTGGCACTATGGATAGAAATACAGGTGATGGAGATAGTGAACACAAAAAATTTGATCAGAAAGATGGTGAAACTATATACCCAGTGACAGGAGTCCTGCTGCAAGCAGAGCAACACCAGAAACTTCAAGGTAAACCTGAATCATCGTCCCATGAAAACTCCAATTCAGATTCCTTTGCTGTCTTAGCTGAAGATAGCCGAAGCAAGAGTGGGCTGTCAGCTGATAGAATGGCTACTGATCTTGAAACCAATTCAGAGTCTAGGACGAGTTTCTTCAACAGCTCTTCCTGTGAGTGTGGCGAGAACCTCAGCGCTTCCGCTTCGAGCAGCGAAAATGCGCAGCAGAAGCTCAACGGATCAGCTGTCTCTGCAGAGGTCGCCAGACTCCAACATGATCCTGGAGAATAG
- the LOC102714746 gene encoding vesicle-associated membrane protein 711-like has protein sequence MAILYALVARGTVVLAEHSAAATNAGAVARQVLERLPDGGADSHVSYTQDRYVFHAKRTDGITALCMADEAAGRRIPFAFLEDIHGRFVKTYGRAALTSLAYGMNDEFSRVLSQQMDYYSNDPNADRINRMRGEISQVRNVMIDNIDKVLERGDRLDLLVDKTANMQGNTIRFKRQARRFRNTVWWRNVKLTIALIFLLTVIIYIVLVYVCHGFTLPTCIR, from the exons ATGGCGATCCTGTACGCGCTGGTGGCGCGCGGCACGGTGGTGCTGGCGGAgcacagcgcggcggcgaccaacGCGGGCGCCGTGGCGCGCCAGGTCCTGGAGCGCCTCCCCGACGGGGGAGCCGACAGCCACGTCTCCTACACGCAGGACCGCTACGTCTTCCACGCCAAGCGCACCGACGGCATCACCGCCCTCTGCATGGCCGACGAGGCCGCCGGAC GCCGAATCCCCTTTGCCTTCCTTGAGGATATACATGGAAGGTTCGTGAAGACATATGGTCGTGCTGCATTGACATCTCTTGCTTATGGCATGAATGATGAGTTCTCAAGGGTCTTGAGTCAGCAAATGGACTACTATTCAAATGATCCAAACGCAGACAGAATAAATCGCATGAGGGGTGAAATCAGTCAG GTCCGTAATGTTATGATCGACAATATTGATAAAGTCCTTGAAAGAGGCGACCGTTTGGACCTTTTGGTCGACAAGACTGCAAATATGCAAGGAAATACAATCCGTTTTAAACGGCAAGCTCGCCGCTTCAGAAACACCGTCTGGTGGAGAAATGTTAAACTCAC GATCGCATTGATATTCCTCCTCACCGTGATAATATACATTGTGCTCGTCTATGTGTGCCATGGCTTCACCCTGCCTACTTGTATTCGGTAG
- the LOC102715029 gene encoding uncharacterized protein LOC102715029, whose protein sequence is MARGFRGVRDDLTELGRHILDIACFLHPLLAPAHTDSPPATPPRRRPRRSPSPRPASPPSPSILSGILADLAEIGGSFTRRAALPDHPPASFPASTAAAESPRAASSTASSPAPAPAAAVPDDVVGAALALAARPEAWIDFPVLALDENYIISDVQRDHLEAIEKLVPDLASLRTRLCPSYMDNDVFWKIYFMLLEADLTEHNSEEDENLRGSVHHQVNEIESDAAPNVCEIESVKSTQEGYQSPDGRTLLKTRSDQSIDQWVFAKSKSEQSMDQWSEIPSDVESSRDGRRYISGEELSDADSAHVVVMDKYMDSLLSDRRNLHYASSSVRRDSVRRKPASSTDYSHRPPQPTPPASLSKKESWDVIEDSEFEILDN, encoded by the exons ATGGCGCGGGGGTTCCGCGGCGTCCGCGACGACCTCACCGAGCTCGGCCGCCACATCCTCGACATCGCCTGCTTCCTCCACCCGCTCCTCGCCCCCGCCCACACCGACTCCCCGCCCGCCAcgcccccccgccgccgcccccgccgctcCCCCTCCCCGCGCCCCGCCTCCCCGCCCTCCCCCTCTATCCTCTCCGGTATACTCGCCGACCTCGCCGAGATCGGCGGCTCCTtcacccgccgcgccgccctccccGACCACCCGCCTGCCTCCTTCCCCGCCTCCACTGCTGCCGCGGAGTCCCCGCGGGCCGCTTCCTCCACGGCCTCctctcctgctcctgctccagCTGCTGCTGTCCCTGATGATGTCGTCGGGGCGGCGCTGGCCCTCGCGGCGCGGCCCGAGGCGTGGATTGACTTCCCCGTCCTCGCGCTCGATGAGA ATTATATTATCTCTGATGTACAAAGGGATCATTTGGAAGCCATTGAAAAACTTGTGCCTGACTTAGCATCTCTACGAACTAGGCTCTGCCCTTCTTATATGGATAATGATGTGTTCTGGAAAATCTACTTCATGCTGCTTGAGGCAGACCTAACTGAGCATAATTCAGAG GAAGATGAGAACCTACGAGGCTCTGTTCATCATCAGGTCAATGAGATAGAGTCTGATGCGGCGCCTAATGTTTGTGAGATTGAAAGCGTGAAAAGCACTCAAGAGGGTTATCAATCTCCAGATGGTCGCACATTGTTGAAAACAAGATCTGATCAAAGCATTGACCAATGGGTGTTCGCGAAGTCAAAATCAGAGCAAAGCATGGATCAGTGGTCCGAAATACCTTCTGATGTGGAATCTTCTAGAGATGGTAGAAGATACATTAGTGGTGAGGAGCTTAGTGATGCTGATAGTGCCCATGTTGTTGTCATGGACAAATACATGGATTCACTTCTGTCAGATCGGAGGAATCTCCACTATGCTAGTTCCTCGGTGCGGCGGGATTCAGTAAGAAGAAAACCTGCATCTTCTACTGACTATAGCCACCGGCCCCCTCAACCAACCCCGCCTGCATCGCTATCCAAGAAGGAGTCATGGGATGTCATTGAGGATTCAGAGTTTGAGATACTTGACAATTAA
- the LOC102719680 gene encoding putative clathrin assembly protein At5g35200 codes for MAGVGTQPSLRKYLGALKDTTTVSLAKVNSDYKELDIAIVKATNHVERPSKEKYIREIFYSISASRPRADVAYCIHALARRLSKTRNWAVALKTLIVIHRALREVDPTFREELINYGRSRSHMLNLAYFKDDSSAGAWDFSAWIRTYALYLEERLECFRVLKYDVETDPPRTRDLETGDLLDHLPALQQLLFRLLACQPQGASSYNVIIQHALSMVALESVKIYTAISDGTINLVDKFFEMQRNDAVRALDVYKRATKQAERLSEFYEVCKTIHIGRGEKFLKIEQPPASFLQTMEEYVTEAPTVAQKDKVLAIEYKKEAEDEEKPASPPPAPEPEPEQEPEPEPEPVKEEAPIEEPDLLGLNEPNPAAAEIEEKNALALAIVPIDDAPKAAPAQNGVTGWELALVATPSSNETAITSSKKLAGGLDLLTLDSLYDDANRRASQPTSYNPWEVNPGAGAPMMQQPMMNDPFYASSGYAAPHNVQMAAMAQQQQAFMLQQQMMMAAAAAAAVPPPQVHHHQQQQHLQANPANPFGNPFAPAAVHPYGAAAAGAGNGYMGLI; via the exons ATGGCAGGCGTTGGCACTCAACCGAGCCTCAGGAAGTACCTTGGAGCCCTCAAGGACACAACAACTGTGAGCTTGGCAAAAGTGAACAGTGATTATAAG GAATTGGATATTGCAATTGTGAAGGCTACAAACCATGTTGAGCGTCCATCAAAGGAGAAGTACATAAGAG aaattttttattccatTTCTGCTTCAAGGCCACGAGCAGACGTAGCTTACTGCATCCATGCCCTTGCAAGACGTCTTTCAAAGACACGCAATTGGGCG GTTGCATTGAAGACATTAATTGTAATACATCGTGCTCTTCGAGAGGTTGATCCCACTTTTCGTGAAGAGCTTATCAATTATGGCAGATCTAGATCCCATATGCTAAACTTGGCCTACTTTAAGGACGATTCTAGTGCAGGAG CTTGGGATTTTTCTGCATGGATACGCACTTATGCTTTATATTTAGAAGAGAGACTTGAATGCTTCAGAGTGCTGAAGTATGATGTGGAGACAGATCCTCCA AGAACTCGGGATCTTGAAACTGGAGATTTGCTTGACCATCTGCCAGCATTGCAGCAACTTCTCTTTCGGCTCCTTGCTTGCCAG cCACAAGGGGCATCATCTTACAATGTCATAATCCAGCATGCACTTTCAATG GTTGCTCTGGAAAGTGTGAAGATCTACACTGCTATTAGTGATGGTACAATTAATCTGGTTGACAAG TTCTTTGAGATGCAAAGAAATGATGCTGTTAGGGCACTTGATGTATACAAAAGAGCAACAAAACAG GCTGAAAGACTCTCAGAATTTTATGAAGTGTGTAAAACAATACACATTGGGCGTGGTGAGAAGTTCTTGAAAATCGAACAG CCTCCAGCTTCATTCTTACAGACCATGGAGGAATATGTGACCGAAGCTCCCACAGTAGCTCAAAAAGATAAG GTACTGGCAATTGAATACAAAAAAGAGGCAGAGGACGAAGAAAAGCCGGCCTCACCTCCTCCTGCCCCTGAGCCTGAACCGGAACAAGAACCAGAGCCAGAGCCTGAACCAGTAAAAGAGGAAGCACCTATAGAGGAGCCTGACTTGCTG GGTCTGAATGAACCCAACCCTGCTGCAGCAGAGATAGAAGAGAAGAATGCTTTAGCCCTTGCAATTGTTCCGATTG ATGATGCACCTAAAGCTGCTCCTGCTCAAAATGGAGTCACTGGCTGGGAACTGGCGCTCGTCGCTACACCCAGCTCAAACGAAACTGCTATTACTTCAAGCAAGAAACTG GCTGGTGGGCTGGACTTGCTCACGCTGGACAGCTTGTACGACGACGCGAACCGGCGAGCGAGCCAGCCGACGAGCTACAACCCATGGGAGGTCaaccccggcgccggcgccccgATGATGCAGCAGCCGATGATGAACGACCCGTTCTACGCCTCCAGCGGCTACGCGGCGCCGCACAACGTGCAGATGGCCGCCatggcgcagcagcagcaggcgtTCATGCTCCAGCAGCAGATGatgatggccgccgccgccgccgccgccgtcccgcctCCTCaggtccaccaccaccagcagcagcagcacctcCAGGCCAACCCGGCGAACCCGTTCGGCAACCCGttcgcccccgccgccgtacACCcgtacggcgccgccgccgccggcgccggcaacgGCTACATGGGGCTGATATGA
- the LOC102719963 gene encoding cystathionine beta-lyase, chloroplastic, whose product MSATAAAAAAANPTALGRLFLLRPSPNPSGSSAQPLRVRFPRLTLSRRMEAAPAAAIADSRGGGDPERDLSASAVGADTLGSVDASDFDVEMKEPSVATILTSFDNSFDEFGAMSTPLYQTATFKQPSATDNGPYDYTRSGNPTRDVLQSLMAKLEKADQAFCFTSGMAALAAVTHLVKSGQEIVAGEDIYGGSDRLLSQVAPRHGIVVKRIDTTKISEVASAIGPLTKLVWLESPTNPRLQITDIKKIAEIAHYHGALVLVDNSIMSPVLSRPLELGADIVMHSATKFIAGHSDLMAGILAVKGESLAKEIAFLQNAEGSGLAPFDCWLCLRGIKTMALRVEKQQANAQKIAEFLASHPRVKQVNYAGLPGHPGRSLHYSQAKGAGSVLSFLTGSLALSKHVVETTKYFNVTVSFGSVKSLISLPCFMSHASIPSSIREERGLTDDLIRISVGIEGADDLIADLDHALRSGPVQRSRE is encoded by the exons AtgagcgccaccgccgccgccgccgccgccgcaaacCCCACCGCTCTCggccgcctcttcctcctccgcccctCCCCGAACCCTAGCGGCAGCTCCGCGCAGCCCCTCCGCGTCCGCTTCCCCCGCCTCACGCTCTCCCGCCGCATGGAGGcggcccccgcggcggcgatcgccgactcccgcggcggcggggatccCGAGCGGGACCTGAGCGCGTCCGCGGTCGGCGCGGACACCCTGGGCTCCGTGGATGCTTCGGATTTCG ATGTGGAGATGAAGGAGCCTAGCGTGGCGACGATTCTGACGAGCTTCGATAATTCGTTCGACGAGTTCGGGGCTATGAGCACGCCGCTGTACCAGACGGCTACGTTTAAGCAG CCTTCGGCGACAGATAATGGACCTTATGATTACACTAGAAGCGGTAACCCTACGCGCGATGTTCTCCAAAG CCTTATGGCTAAGCTTGAGAAGGCGGATCAAGCATTCTGTTTCACCAGTGGAATGGCAGCACTAGCTGCAGTAACACACCTCGTTAAGTCTG GACAAGAAATAGTTGCTGGAGAGGACATATATGGTGGCTCAGACCGGCTGCTCTCACAAGTTGCCCCAAGACATGGGATCGTAGTAAA ACGAATCGATACAACCAAAATTAGTGAGGTAGCTTCTGCAATTGGGCCCCTGACTAAACTAGTATGGCTTGAAAGTCCGACCAATCCCCGTCTACAAATTACTGATATAAAG AAAATAGCAGAGATAGCTCATTATCATGGTGCTCTTGTTTTGGTAGACAACAGTATCATGTCTCCTGTGCTCTCCCGTCCTCTAGAACTCGGAGCAG ATATTGTCATGCACTCAGCCACCAAATTTATAGCTGGACATAGTGATCTTATGGCTGGAATTCTTGCGGTAAAGGGTGAAAG CTTGGCTAAAGAGATTGCATTTCTACAAAATGCCGAAGGATCAGGTTTGGCACCATTTGATTGCTGGCTTTGTTTGAGAGGAATCAAAACCATGGCTTTGCGGGTGGAAAAGCAACAG GCTAATGCTCAGAAGATTGCTGAATTCCTAGCTTCTCATCCAAGGGTAAAGCAAGTTAACTATGCGGGACTTCCTGGTCATCCTGGACGATCTCTACACTATTCCCAG GCAAAGGGAGCAGGTTCTGTTCTCAGTTTCCTAACCGGTTCGTTGGCTCTCTCAAAACATGTTGTTGAGACCACAAAGTACTTCAATGTAACAGTTAGCTTTG GAAGCGTGAAGTCACTCATCAGCCTGCCATGCTTCATGTCACATGCTAGCATCCCTTCCTCAATTCGCGAGGAGCGTGGATTGACCGATGATTTGATCAGGATATCTGTTGGGATCGAGGGTGCTGACGACCTCATTGCAGATCTTGATCACGCTCTCCGGTCCGGTCCAGTCCAGCGTAGCAGAGAATAG